From Hippea alviniae EP5-r, one genomic window encodes:
- a CDS encoding YggS family pyridoxal phosphate-dependent enzyme, with product MSIKENVERILKEIPKSVKVEAAAKTKTAEEIEEAIESGITIIGQNYMKDFKNTYWSVSLKAEWHFIGSCKTQKHDLLKPKFLHVIDMIETIDDYEFAKALDEKLKALNKVMPVLIEVNSAEEPQKSGIMPGDVIGFAKRIAIFENVKIDGLMTMGPAIEPEGLRKYFKLTKELFDELKNALGIELNTLSMGMTDSYKVAIEEGANLIRIGRAIFGERIYT from the coding sequence ATGTCCATCAAGGAGAATGTTGAAAGGATTTTAAAAGAGATACCCAAGAGCGTAAAAGTCGAAGCAGCAGCTAAAACAAAAACAGCAGAAGAGATAGAAGAAGCTATTGAATCGGGTATAACGATAATAGGTCAAAATTACATGAAGGATTTTAAAAACACATATTGGAGTGTTTCATTAAAAGCAGAGTGGCACTTCATAGGCAGCTGCAAAACACAGAAGCACGACCTTCTAAAACCAAAGTTTTTGCATGTTATAGACATGATTGAGACGATAGATGATTATGAGTTTGCAAAAGCTCTTGATGAGAAGTTAAAAGCTTTAAATAAAGTAATGCCTGTTCTGATTGAAGTTAACTCAGCCGAAGAGCCGCAAAAAAGCGGTATTATGCCTGGTGATGTCATCGGGTTTGCAAAAAGGATAGCCATATTTGAGAATGTAAAGATAGATGGTTTAATGACAATGGGTCCAGCTATTGAGCCTGAAGGTTTAAGAAAATATTTCAAGTTAACAAAAGAGCTGTTTGATGAGCTAAAAAACGCTCTTGGAATAGAGTTAAACACACTCTCTATGGGTATGACGGATTCGTATAAAGTTGCCATAGAAGAAGGTGCAAACCTTATCAGGATTGGCAGGGCTATATTTGGCGAGCGTATATACACTTGA
- a CDS encoding nicotinate phosphoribosyltransferase, with product MFIADEELIKKGKITDIYFERAIEVIEAKNLDKAVKAEISVKGLPKDYSWAVFCGLQEVLELLEGKSVSVRAIPEGSIFRENEPVIEIEGKYSEFAVLETAILGFLCQESGVATKAARVRKAAKDKTVLSFGARRMHPAVAIAIERAAYIGGCNGFSTVAAADKLGIKASGTMPHSLVLLVGDTLKAAQYFDEVVDTDVPRIVLIDTFGDEKFETIRVAEALKKRLSGVRLDTPSSRRGNMKKILEELRWELDVRGLKHVQLFVSGGLDENSVAELVDVADGFGVGTSISSATTIDFSLDIVEIEGKPIAKKGKNSGSKSLLKCNKCFKSKIVPFTTQSIECECGGTMEDALEYYIRNGKLIRDFEDVSTIRSRCLRELRHV from the coding sequence ATGTTTATAGCCGATGAAGAGCTGATAAAAAAGGGCAAGATTACCGATATTTACTTCGAAAGGGCGATTGAAGTAATAGAAGCAAAGAACTTAGACAAGGCTGTAAAGGCAGAAATCAGTGTTAAGGGTTTGCCGAAAGATTACTCATGGGCTGTATTCTGCGGTCTTCAGGAAGTGCTTGAACTGCTTGAAGGCAAGAGTGTCAGCGTAAGGGCAATTCCAGAAGGAAGCATATTTAGAGAGAACGAACCAGTCATTGAGATAGAAGGCAAATACTCTGAGTTTGCAGTGCTTGAGACGGCTATATTGGGCTTTCTATGTCAGGAGTCTGGCGTTGCAACCAAAGCTGCAAGGGTAAGAAAGGCAGCAAAAGATAAAACCGTCTTGTCCTTTGGCGCAAGAAGAATGCATCCTGCTGTTGCTATAGCGATAGAAAGGGCAGCATATATCGGTGGGTGTAATGGGTTTTCGACTGTTGCTGCAGCAGATAAGCTTGGCATTAAGGCATCAGGCACGATGCCACACTCTCTGGTTTTGCTTGTTGGTGATACACTAAAAGCTGCTCAATACTTTGATGAAGTTGTTGATACGGATGTGCCAAGAATTGTTCTGATAGACACATTTGGCGATGAGAAGTTTGAAACAATAAGGGTTGCAGAAGCATTGAAAAAGAGACTCTCAGGCGTTAGGCTCGACACACCATCATCAAGAAGAGGCAACATGAAAAAGATTCTTGAAGAGTTAAGATGGGAGCTTGATGTAAGAGGCCTAAAACATGTCCAGCTATTCGTAAGTGGCGGACTGGATGAGAACAGCGTTGCAGAGCTTGTTGATGTTGCTGACGGTTTTGGAGTTGGCACAAGCATAAGTTCTGCAACGACGATAGATTTCTCGTTGGATATTGTTGAAATAGAAGGCAAACCGATAGCAAAGAAGGGCAAAAATTCTGGTTCTAAGAGTCTTCTTAAGTGCAATAAGTGTTTTAAAAGCAAAATTGTGCCTTTTACCACACAGTCTATAGAGTGCGAGTGCGGTGGCACTATGGAAGATGCGCTTGAGTATTACATAAGAAACGGTAAGCTTATCAGAGATTTTGAAGATGTATCAACCATAAGGAGCAGGTGTTTAAGGGAGCTTAGGCATGTATAA
- a CDS encoding homocysteine biosynthesis protein: protein MSVFKVNKTIDEINKKIENGEAVVVNAEEMIDIVRKEGVIEAAKKVDVVTTGTFGTMCSSGALINFGHTTPKIKAAKVWLNDVEAYGAVAAVDCFLGATSVRKDDPLNAVHPGRFEYGGGHVIEDLIAGKRVKLVAEGYGTDCYPAKHIEMEITINDLKQATLLNPRNAYQNYSVAVNSTDHTIYTYMGVLKPRLANATYSSAGQLSPLMNDPFYLTIGIGTRIFLGGGIGYVIWHGTQHNPNEERNERGIPKTGAGALAVMGDMKQMSPDFVKGASILGYGCSLSVGVGVAIPILNEEMAFFTSVSDEEIDAYIFDYGHDYPLKIDNNYGLTNYKELRSGYITVKGKKIPASPLSSYSGAMKIAETLKQWIYDKKFYLTKPSELLPQSKDYEPLKYLKRYEKNL, encoded by the coding sequence TTGAGTGTATTCAAAGTAAACAAAACCATAGACGAAATAAACAAAAAGATTGAAAACGGTGAAGCTGTCGTCGTAAATGCCGAAGAGATGATAGATATCGTAAGAAAGGAAGGCGTAATAGAAGCAGCGAAAAAGGTTGATGTGGTAACAACTGGCACTTTTGGGACAATGTGTTCAAGCGGAGCATTAATAAACTTCGGACATACCACACCCAAGATAAAAGCAGCCAAAGTGTGGCTGAACGATGTTGAAGCATACGGTGCCGTTGCTGCTGTTGACTGCTTCTTAGGTGCAACATCGGTAAGAAAAGACGACCCGCTAAATGCCGTTCATCCGGGCAGGTTTGAGTATGGCGGCGGTCATGTAATAGAAGATTTAATAGCAGGTAAAAGGGTTAAACTTGTCGCAGAAGGATACGGAACGGATTGTTATCCTGCAAAACACATAGAGATGGAGATAACTATAAACGACTTAAAACAGGCAACACTTCTAAACCCAAGAAATGCTTATCAGAATTACTCTGTTGCTGTTAACTCAACAGACCACACAATTTATACATACATGGGCGTTTTAAAACCAAGATTGGCAAATGCGACATACTCATCGGCCGGACAGTTATCTCCATTAATGAACGACCCGTTTTATCTAACCATAGGCATTGGAACTCGAATATTTTTAGGCGGTGGCATTGGTTATGTAATCTGGCACGGCACACAGCATAATCCAAACGAAGAGAGAAACGAAAGAGGCATTCCAAAAACAGGCGCCGGTGCATTAGCGGTAATGGGTGATATGAAACAGATGAGCCCAGATTTTGTAAAAGGTGCATCAATTTTGGGATATGGATGCTCTTTGAGTGTTGGAGTTGGAGTTGCAATACCCATTTTGAACGAAGAGATGGCATTTTTCACTTCTGTTAGCGATGAAGAGATTGACGCCTATATATTCGACTATGGACACGACTATCCGTTAAAAATAGACAACAACTATGGCCTTACAAATTACAAAGAGTTAAGAAGCGGATATATAACCGTAAAGGGCAAAAAGATACCAGCATCGCCACTGTCAAGCTATTCAGGTGCTATGAAGATAGCAGAGACACTGAAACAGTGGATTTATGACAAAAAGTTCTATTTAACAAAACCAAGCGAACTTCTGCCACAATCGAAGGATTATGAACCTTTGAAATATTTGAAGAGATATGAGAAGAATCTATAG
- a CDS encoding UPF0280 family protein: MRRIYRNSFDTEGFCAFEVSYKYSNLFIKSCSDNRFEIFELLKKLIEQLESYISKRKEFLTSLKPIKTDRKAPKIANIMIEAAKRADVGPMAAVAGAIAEEIGRYILKNCQECVIENGGDLFLKLNRPARIGIYTNNPLFKDYITFSVNLNNQAFGVCASSSKIGPSLSKGKADLSVIIDKNTAFADAMATATANMIKETSDIEKAINFAKSKGVIGCLFIKDEKLGIWGNLKLIS, encoded by the coding sequence ATGAGAAGAATCTATAGAAACTCATTTGATACAGAAGGCTTCTGCGCCTTCGAAGTATCATACAAATACAGCAACCTGTTCATAAAAAGCTGCAGCGACAATAGATTTGAGATTTTTGAGCTTTTAAAAAAGTTAATCGAACAGCTTGAGTCGTATATATCCAAAAGAAAGGAGTTTTTAACATCTCTAAAACCTATAAAAACAGACAGAAAAGCACCGAAAATAGCCAATATCATGATTGAAGCAGCAAAAAGGGCAGATGTTGGGCCTATGGCTGCTGTTGCTGGAGCTATAGCTGAAGAGATAGGCAGATACATACTGAAAAACTGTCAAGAGTGCGTAATAGAAAATGGTGGAGATTTATTCTTAAAACTAAACAGACCCGCAAGGATAGGGATATACACCAACAACCCGCTGTTTAAAGATTACATAACATTTAGCGTAAACCTAAACAATCAGGCTTTTGGCGTCTGTGCGTCCAGCTCAAAGATAGGTCCATCATTAAGCAAAGGCAAAGCAGACCTTTCCGTTATCATTGACAAGAACACGGCGTTTGCCGATGCAATGGCAACGGCTACAGCAAACATGATAAAAGAAACAAGCGACATAGAAAAAGCAATAAACTTTGCCAAAAGCAAGGGCGTAATAGGATGCCTATTCATAAAAGATGAGAAATTGGGTATCTGGGGAAATTTAAAACTTATCAGCTAA
- a CDS encoding peptide-binding protein — translation MRRVLLLVVFVFLSHVSLAKTIYFSLGANPKRFIPFLAIDSSSAEISSYVFNGLLKLNKDMRIVGDLAKNYEIKDGGRRIVFHLRRNVFWQDGVPFTAKDVIFTYKLITNPNTPTPYAGKYKLIKRIYAPDNYTVVVEYPYPFKPALYSWMMGIVPEHLLKNTKNIATCEFNRKPIGTGPYILRQWKDGQYITLDAFKDYFIHKPYISKIIYRIIPDQTTALLELENGGLDMLSLTPLQYEYEFKGKRFAKRYKVYFEPSSAYTYLAFNLRDKLFKDIRIRKAICMAINREEIKKAILFNFGKVADSIYPRSSPYFYPKTVCHYDPKGALKLLKEAGWHKAEDGFLYKNGHKFSFTVYTNEGNGERKYAAIMIQEYLRRIGIEMKIRILEWQAFLNFVNERHFDAIILGWQLGADPDMYSIWDSKSDFKGGFNFVGFRDKRVDKLIELARRTFDKKKSQKIYEKINDLIVHQYPYIFLYYPTSIVAVNKNIKGIKPAKAGITYNIIDWRY, via the coding sequence ATGAGAAGAGTATTACTCTTAGTTGTTTTTGTTTTTTTATCACATGTCTCTTTAGCTAAAACCATATATTTCTCCTTAGGTGCAAACCCTAAGCGCTTTATACCGTTTTTGGCTATCGACTCATCCAGTGCAGAGATATCGTCGTATGTGTTTAATGGACTTTTAAAGCTAAATAAAGATATGCGTATTGTTGGTGATTTAGCCAAAAACTATGAAATTAAGGATGGTGGCAGAAGGATTGTTTTTCATCTAAGGCGTAATGTTTTTTGGCAGGATGGTGTTCCTTTTACGGCAAAAGATGTGATATTTACATACAAGCTTATTACCAATCCCAACACGCCAACACCATACGCAGGCAAATATAAACTGATAAAAAGGATTTATGCACCTGATAATTACACTGTTGTGGTTGAATACCCATACCCTTTTAAGCCTGCTTTATACTCTTGGATGATGGGAATAGTTCCAGAGCATCTGCTTAAAAATACGAAAAACATAGCGACCTGTGAGTTTAACAGAAAACCTATTGGAACAGGTCCTTATATATTGAGACAGTGGAAAGATGGTCAGTATATAACACTTGATGCCTTTAAAGATTACTTTATTCACAAGCCATACATTAGCAAAATCATCTATCGCATAATACCAGATCAGACCACTGCTTTGCTTGAGCTTGAAAATGGTGGGCTTGATATGCTCTCTTTGACACCATTACAGTATGAGTATGAGTTTAAGGGTAAAAGGTTCGCAAAAAGGTATAAGGTCTATTTTGAACCTTCGAGTGCATACACATACTTGGCATTTAATCTGAGGGATAAGCTGTTTAAAGATATACGCATAAGAAAAGCTATCTGTATGGCAATAAATAGAGAAGAGATAAAAAAGGCTATTCTGTTTAATTTTGGTAAAGTTGCAGATAGCATCTACCCACGAAGTTCGCCATATTTTTATCCAAAAACCGTGTGTCATTATGACCCAAAAGGTGCATTGAAGTTGTTGAAAGAAGCTGGCTGGCATAAAGCTGAAGATGGTTTTTTGTATAAGAATGGGCATAAGTTTAGCTTTACTGTCTATACAAACGAAGGCAACGGTGAGAGAAAATATGCTGCTATTATGATTCAAGAGTATTTGCGTCGCATAGGCATAGAGATGAAGATAAGGATACTTGAATGGCAGGCATTTTTAAACTTTGTAAACGAGAGACACTTTGATGCTATTATTTTGGGATGGCAGCTTGGAGCAGACCCGGATATGTATTCAATCTGGGACTCAAAGAGCGATTTTAAGGGCGGTTTTAATTTTGTTGGATTTAGAGATAAGAGGGTTGATAAGCTGATTGAACTTGCAAGAAGGACATTTGATAAAAAGAAATCTCAAAAAATCTATGAGAAGATAAACGATTTAATTGTGCATCAATACCCGTATATTTTTCTTTATTATCCGACTTCCATCGTTGCAGTAAACAAAAATATCAAAGGCATTAAACCTGCAAAGGCAGGCATCACTTACAACATTATCGATTGGAGATATTAG
- the secG gene encoding preprotein translocase subunit SecG yields MLSLLVVVQVILGFILVGLILIQKGKGAEMGVSFGAGAADTLFGPTGAMSLLAKITWVLAFLFMLNSIGISYMVYKSNTSSMVPSTPATQTQAPSLPSSAKPITK; encoded by the coding sequence ATGCTTTCGCTTCTTGTTGTTGTTCAGGTAATTTTGGGTTTTATACTTGTAGGTTTGATTCTTATTCAGAAGGGCAAAGGTGCTGAGATGGGTGTGTCGTTTGGCGCTGGTGCTGCAGATACACTATTTGGCCCAACAGGAGCCATGAGCTTGCTTGCTAAAATCACTTGGGTTTTAGCGTTTTTATTTATGCTTAATTCCATAGGCATATCTTACATGGTCTATAAATCGAATACATCTTCGATGGTTCCTTCAACACCAGCGACGCAAACGCAGGCTCCAAGTTTGCCATCTTCGGCAAAGCCCATAACTAAGTAA
- a CDS encoding TatD family hydrolase, giving the protein MYKIIDTHCHIDMEQFDKDRDEVIKRSSENGVKAILVPATVVEDFEKEKELSEKYEPIYYMVGIHPHDAKTTNQKTYDEAVKHLNNEKCVGVGEIGLDYYYEHSPKDIQRDVFANFVELAIEKNYPVSIHCRDADDDLVDILISRKDVKGVIHCFSGSEKLLKLGLDLGLYFGIGGVLTFKNSHLKDVIKDVPLEFVVFETDAPFLAPVPKRGKRNEPLYIAYVIEKMAEILDLDAEKIAEIGFENAKRVFSLERI; this is encoded by the coding sequence ATGTATAAGATAATCGATACGCACTGCCACATCGATATGGAACAGTTCGATAAAGACAGGGATGAAGTGATAAAGCGCTCATCGGAAAACGGTGTAAAAGCGATTCTTGTCCCTGCAACCGTTGTTGAAGATTTCGAAAAGGAGAAAGAGTTAAGCGAAAAGTATGAGCCGATTTACTATATGGTTGGCATTCATCCACACGATGCAAAAACAACCAATCAGAAGACATACGACGAAGCAGTTAAACATTTGAACAACGAAAAGTGCGTTGGCGTTGGCGAGATAGGCCTTGACTATTACTATGAGCACTCGCCAAAAGACATACAGAGAGATGTGTTTGCAAACTTTGTTGAGCTTGCGATTGAGAAAAACTATCCTGTCTCAATACACTGCAGAGACGCAGATGATGACCTTGTTGATATTTTAATCTCAAGAAAGGATGTCAAAGGCGTAATACACTGTTTTTCTGGAAGTGAGAAGCTTTTAAAACTTGGACTTGACTTAGGCCTTTACTTCGGCATAGGTGGGGTTTTGACATTCAAAAACTCTCACCTAAAGGATGTAATAAAGGATGTTCCGCTTGAGTTTGTTGTCTTTGAAACAGATGCGCCATTTCTTGCTCCAGTTCCAAAAAGGGGAAAACGAAACGAACCGCTCTATATTGCCTATGTGATAGAAAAAATGGCTGAAATTTTAGATTTGGATGCAGAGAAGATAGCAGAGATAGGCTTTGAAAACGCTAAGCGTGTCTTCTCTTTGGAAAGAATATAG
- a CDS encoding phosphatase PAP2 family protein, whose protein sequence is MKNDIRLFDYVNIGFYLFMFFIVVINYSKIPNPMPILFMYAAIIASTLFLIYNENTNRFFRLMRYFYPYFFIGFVFESLGFIVPFINPKNKDYILIHIDRLILGTDAAKLFNFLNVKGIVDYLQVSYLAYYFLPFFIIYYLYKKKEIKKLSFTLFALSVGYYISYLGYIILPAIGPRYSLAYLESMPLHGGVIFNFVHPLLNSLEHIKQDCFPSGHTEISLLVVMLFWNENRKIALVLLPVVLSLILATVVLRYHYLTDVIAGIIVAFLVYYFSKAIFFPKRRHA, encoded by the coding sequence ATGAAAAACGACATTCGTCTGTTTGACTATGTAAACATAGGGTTTTACCTGTTTATGTTTTTTATCGTCGTGATAAACTATTCTAAAATCCCAAACCCTATGCCGATTCTATTTATGTACGCTGCAATCATAGCATCAACGCTGTTTTTGATTTACAACGAGAATACAAACCGTTTCTTTAGGCTCATGCGTTATTTCTATCCTTATTTTTTCATAGGCTTTGTATTTGAGTCGTTGGGCTTTATTGTGCCGTTTATTAACCCAAAAAACAAGGATTATATCCTAATTCATATAGACAGACTTATTCTTGGCACAGATGCAGCTAAGCTGTTTAATTTTCTTAATGTTAAAGGCATCGTTGATTATCTTCAGGTTTCATATCTTGCCTATTACTTTCTGCCATTTTTCATCATCTATTATCTTTACAAGAAAAAGGAGATTAAAAAGCTAAGCTTCACGCTGTTTGCTTTATCTGTTGGATATTATATATCCTATCTCGGATACATAATTCTACCTGCCATAGGGCCGCGATACAGTCTTGCTTATCTTGAGAGTATGCCGCTGCATGGTGGCGTTATATTCAACTTTGTCCATCCGCTTCTAAACTCACTTGAACATATAAAACAGGACTGTTTTCCTAGCGGACATACGGAGATTTCCCTGCTTGTTGTTATGCTGTTTTGGAATGAGAATAGAAAAATAGCCTTAGTTCTTCTTCCTGTGGTTCTCTCACTTATACTTGCAACGGTTGTTCTCAGATACCACTATTTAACCGATGTGATAGCTGGTATCATTGTGGCGTTTTTGGTCTATTACTTTTCAAAGGCTATATTCTTTCCAAAGAGAAGACACGCTTAG
- the tpiA gene encoding triose-phosphate isomerase: MRRSIIAANWKMHFDMERAVEVARQMVEKVKSDSEIIVCPSFVFLDRLSGIFLNSQIKLGAQNMCFKEEGAFTGEVSPIMIRGVGCEYVILGHSERRHIFGENDVDIHKKVVSAIEHELKPIVCVGETLSERNNGKAFDIVERQIVSALDGVDLDKVVVAYEPVWAIGTGVAADNKTITEMHKFIREMVGDVSILYGGSVKDTNAKELAEIEDVDGFLVGSASLDAGKFSKIAEEFDKVKGGK; the protein is encoded by the coding sequence ATGAGAAGAAGTATAATAGCTGCTAACTGGAAGATGCACTTCGATATGGAGAGAGCTGTTGAAGTTGCAAGGCAGATGGTTGAAAAGGTTAAGTCCGACTCAGAGATTATAGTCTGTCCGTCGTTTGTGTTTTTGGATAGGTTGAGCGGGATATTCCTAAACTCACAGATAAAGCTTGGTGCTCAGAATATGTGCTTTAAAGAAGAAGGTGCGTTTACAGGAGAAGTCTCGCCTATAATGATTAGAGGTGTTGGATGTGAGTATGTGATTTTGGGTCATTCAGAGAGAAGGCATATATTCGGTGAGAACGATGTCGATATACATAAGAAGGTTGTAAGTGCTATAGAACATGAGCTAAAGCCAATTGTCTGTGTTGGTGAGACATTAAGTGAGAGAAATAATGGCAAGGCTTTTGATATAGTTGAAAGACAGATTGTCTCTGCCTTAGATGGTGTTGACCTTGATAAAGTTGTTGTAGCTTATGAGCCTGTTTGGGCTATAGGCACGGGTGTTGCAGCGGATAACAAAACTATAACCGAAATGCATAAATTTATAAGAGAAATGGTGGGTGATGTTTCTATACTTTACGGTGGCAGTGTGAAGGATACAAACGCAAAAGAGCTTGCAGAGATTGAAGATGTTGACGGATTTTTGGTTGGTTCTGCAAGTCTTGATGCTGGGAAGTTCTCAAAAATAGCAGAAGAGTTTGATAAGGTAAAGGGAGGGAAATAG
- a CDS encoding NIL domain-containing protein yields the protein MFSKKVVLRFPKEIADKPLVSDICKKYDLTFNIMRANIFPRREGILTLEIIGSKEDFSKGIDYLKENGVSISFVEESIQRDEEKCYHCGFCVAVCPTEALTIEDRKTMRVELYKDRCIACGYCVKVCPVKAMSLPDEF from the coding sequence ATGTTCTCAAAAAAGGTCGTTTTGAGATTTCCAAAAGAGATAGCAGACAAACCATTGGTGTCAGATATATGCAAAAAATATGACTTAACATTCAACATAATGAGAGCAAATATATTTCCAAGAAGGGAAGGCATACTGACACTTGAGATAATAGGAAGCAAAGAAGATTTTTCAAAAGGCATAGATTATTTGAAAGAGAATGGTGTCTCTATAAGCTTTGTCGAAGAGAGTATCCAAAGAGACGAAGAAAAGTGTTATCATTGTGGATTCTGTGTTGCAGTCTGTCCAACAGAAGCTCTAACCATAGAAGATAGAAAAACAATGAGAGTGGAACTTTACAAGGATAGATGCATAGCGTGTGGATACTGTGTTAAAGTGTGTCCTGTTAAGGCTATGAGTCTGCCTGATGAATTCTAA
- a CDS encoding cysteine hydrolase family protein, which translates to MKKAILVVDMLNDFTLDNAPLKVEENRKIIPNIKELLEKERKNNTPIIYVCDSHLPDDREFKIWPKHCVKGTEGAQIVDELKPKESDFIVEKTTYDGFYRTNLDDLLKQLGVDHLIITGCVINICILYTASSAVLRGYQVEIPLNCVSALDEESRRCAIAQFKNVLNVKLT; encoded by the coding sequence ATGAAAAAAGCTATTCTGGTTGTTGACATGCTCAACGATTTTACACTTGATAATGCACCACTGAAGGTAGAAGAGAACAGAAAGATAATACCCAACATAAAAGAGCTGTTGGAAAAAGAGAGAAAAAACAATACGCCAATAATATATGTGTGTGATTCCCATCTGCCGGATGATAGGGAGTTTAAAATCTGGCCGAAGCATTGTGTAAAAGGAACGGAAGGTGCTCAAATTGTTGATGAGTTAAAACCGAAAGAGTCAGATTTTATTGTTGAGAAGACAACATACGACGGTTTTTACAGAACAAACCTTGATGACTTATTGAAGCAGCTGGGCGTTGACCATCTGATTATAACGGGATGTGTGATAAACATCTGCATACTCTATACCGCATCAAGCGCTGTGCTTAGGGGCTATCAGGTCGAGATACCACTAAACTGCGTATCCGCTTTAGATGAAGAGTCAAGAAGATGTGCTATAGCCCAATTCAAGAATGTGCTCAATGTAAAATTAACATAA
- a CDS encoding phosphoglycerate kinase, whose amino-acid sequence MKVINEIDITGKRVFIRCDFNVPMDENGNITDDNRIRAALPTIQYAIDNKAKVILASHLGRPKGKRNPKYSLKPVAKRLATILGKPVLFIEDFENPEDKAKLEALKDGDVALLENLRFWEGEEKNSKEFALKLKELFDVYVNDAFGVCHRKHASVYALAEISEIAAIGFLLKKELEYFDKIFTIEEKPFVAVIGGAKISGKLDCLLNLLNRADKIIIGGAQAFTFLRALGYKTGNSLVEEELIDEAKRVMDEAGRKGVKLYLPVDFVCSTSPEDESGYVIKPYQEIPKGMMGLDIGPASIELFREVLSDAKVVVWNGPMGVFEVKAFAHGTNRIAQIIGSLNALKVVGGGDTADAVERAGESDNMSYISTGGGASLKLLEGKTLPAVEVLEKKQ is encoded by the coding sequence ATGAAAGTGATAAACGAGATAGACATAACAGGCAAAAGGGTTTTTATACGATGCGACTTCAATGTGCCAATGGATGAAAACGGTAATATAACGGACGATAACCGTATAAGGGCTGCTCTACCTACGATTCAATATGCCATAGACAATAAGGCAAAAGTTATACTTGCAAGCCATCTTGGAAGGCCAAAAGGCAAAAGAAACCCTAAGTACTCTCTAAAGCCTGTGGCAAAAAGGCTTGCAACAATATTGGGCAAGCCTGTATTGTTTATTGAAGATTTTGAAAATCCAGAAGACAAAGCCAAACTTGAAGCTTTAAAAGATGGTGATGTTGCACTCCTTGAGAATTTGAGATTTTGGGAAGGAGAAGAGAAGAACTCAAAGGAGTTTGCTTTAAAACTCAAAGAGCTGTTTGATGTGTATGTAAATGATGCCTTTGGTGTTTGCCATAGAAAACACGCATCCGTCTATGCTTTAGCTGAGATTTCCGAGATAGCTGCTATAGGGTTCTTGCTTAAGAAAGAGCTTGAATACTTCGACAAGATATTTACCATTGAAGAGAAGCCGTTTGTTGCAGTAATCGGTGGAGCAAAAATTTCTGGTAAGTTGGACTGCTTGCTCAACCTTTTAAACAGGGCAGATAAGATTATAATAGGTGGTGCTCAAGCATTTACATTCTTAAGGGCTTTGGGTTATAAAACGGGCAATAGCCTTGTTGAAGAAGAGTTGATTGACGAAGCAAAAAGGGTGATGGATGAAGCAGGCAGAAAAGGGGTAAAGTTATATCTGCCTGTCGATTTTGTCTGTTCAACTTCACCAGAAGATGAGAGCGGCTATGTTATAAAGCCGTATCAGGAGATACCAAAGGGTATGATGGGCCTTGATATAGGTCCTGCATCAATTGAGCTGTTTAGGGAAGTATTGTCAGATGCAAAGGTTGTTGTCTGGAATGGACCTATGGGAGTTTTTGAAGTTAAGGCATTTGCACACGGAACAAACAGGATAGCTCAGATAATAGGGAGTTTAAACGCCTTAAAGGTTGTTGGTGGTGGCGATACGGCAGATGCAGTTGAAAGAGCTGGTGAAAGTGATAATATGAGCTATATCTCAACAGGTGGCGGGGCATCTCTGAAGCTGCTTGAAGGTAAAACCCTGCCAGCTGTGGAAGTTTTGGAGAAGAAACAATGA